A stretch of Verrucomicrobiota bacterium DNA encodes these proteins:
- the ppk1 gene encoding polyphosphate kinase 1, translated as MRISKKLGRVSPPSLSGGRYLQRELSWLEFNQRVLDEALDPSTPLLERLKFFCITSTNLDEFFEIRVAGLKQRIESGGGGAEEGEMAPSRLLAAIEKRIRRLVRVQYQCWKRQLLPGLAKAGVAFIPVANMPGRDLAWLEQFYRAEIRQLLTPIAIDPAHPFPLLINKSLNLIVQLARTNALGEGRHNAIVPVPRRLPRLVQLPRGDGSRAYVFLGELIRHFLPDLFPGMAIQGSWLFRVTRNSELYIDEEEAANLLKAVENELHNRRRGDAVRLEVAHDCPPSVAGFLLEHLRLRREDLYVIDGPMHPARLMMLCDRDDVPELKDPPFSPQLSPVVRGKTDLFEVIREGDVLLHHPYESFSTVLELLTQAASDPRVLAIKQTLYRTGGDDRIVGALMRAVHHGKQVSVVVELRARFDEANNVEWAKRLEEAGVHVVYGLVGFKIHAKALLIVRRDDDGLRRYLHLGTGNYNPNTARLYTDISLLTCDEDFGEDATRLFNLLTGICQYQPMRRLVVAPFELHAKILSLIEREAEHARRGLPTRIVAKMNALVDTKVIDALYAASGAGVNIQLIVRGTCCLRPGVPGLSDRIEVRSIVDRFLEHSRIYYFENACRPEVFVGSADWMPRNFFRRVEVVFPIVDGRLRDRLVEEVLGLSLRDRVKARMLKADGKSVLSTSGHGKARLRSQVEFIRRSLGEEAKGNSSMHGPAGLAVSPPRVRLAKRPF; from the coding sequence ATGAGGATAAGCAAGAAACTTGGCCGTGTCTCGCCGCCGTCCCTCTCGGGGGGGCGATATTTGCAGCGTGAGCTGAGCTGGTTGGAATTCAACCAGCGCGTGCTTGATGAGGCGCTGGATCCCTCGACTCCCCTTCTGGAGCGGTTGAAGTTTTTTTGCATCACGAGCACGAATCTCGACGAGTTTTTCGAGATTCGCGTGGCCGGATTAAAACAGCGGATTGAGAGCGGCGGGGGGGGCGCCGAGGAGGGGGAAATGGCGCCGTCCAGACTCCTGGCGGCGATCGAGAAGCGCATTCGAAGGCTCGTGCGCGTGCAGTATCAATGTTGGAAGAGACAATTGTTGCCGGGGCTGGCCAAGGCGGGCGTGGCCTTCATCCCGGTGGCGAACATGCCGGGAAGGGACTTGGCCTGGCTGGAGCAGTTTTATCGGGCGGAAATCCGCCAACTCTTGACTCCCATCGCCATTGATCCGGCTCATCCTTTTCCCCTGCTCATCAATAAATCGCTCAATTTGATCGTGCAACTGGCGAGGACAAACGCTCTGGGCGAGGGACGTCACAACGCCATCGTGCCGGTGCCGCGTCGTCTGCCCCGGCTGGTCCAGTTGCCTCGCGGCGACGGTTCCCGAGCCTACGTTTTTTTGGGGGAATTGATCCGGCACTTCCTGCCCGATTTGTTTCCGGGGATGGCCATCCAGGGCAGCTGGCTTTTTCGCGTGACCCGTAACAGCGAACTCTACATCGACGAGGAGGAAGCGGCCAACTTGCTGAAGGCGGTCGAGAACGAACTGCACAACCGGCGCCGGGGCGACGCGGTTCGTCTCGAGGTGGCTCACGATTGTCCGCCTTCCGTGGCGGGTTTCTTGCTGGAGCATCTCCGGCTTCGGCGGGAGGATCTCTATGTCATCGACGGCCCGATGCATCCTGCGAGATTGATGATGTTGTGTGATCGGGACGACGTTCCGGAATTGAAGGATCCTCCCTTTTCGCCGCAGCTTTCGCCGGTTGTGCGTGGAAAGACGGATCTGTTCGAGGTGATTCGCGAGGGTGACGTGCTCCTGCATCATCCGTACGAGAGCTTCTCGACCGTGCTCGAGCTCTTGACCCAGGCCGCCAGCGATCCGCGGGTGCTGGCGATCAAACAGACCCTTTATCGCACCGGCGGGGATGACCGGATCGTGGGGGCACTGATGCGGGCGGTGCATCACGGCAAGCAGGTGTCCGTGGTGGTGGAATTGCGCGCACGTTTCGACGAGGCCAACAATGTCGAATGGGCCAAGCGGCTGGAAGAGGCCGGGGTGCATGTGGTGTACGGTTTGGTGGGATTCAAGATTCACGCCAAGGCGTTGTTGATTGTGCGCCGGGACGACGACGGCCTGCGCCGATACCTGCACCTGGGAACGGGAAACTATAATCCGAACACCGCCCGGCTTTACACGGACATCAGCTTGCTGACCTGTGACGAAGATTTCGGGGAGGACGCCACCCGGTTATTCAATCTGTTGACTGGAATCTGCCAGTATCAACCGATGCGCCGGTTGGTGGTGGCGCCGTTTGAGCTCCATGCGAAAATACTGTCCTTGATCGAGAGGGAGGCCGAGCACGCTCGACGAGGATTGCCGACGAGGATTGTGGCCAAGATGAACGCCTTGGTGGACACGAAGGTGATTGACGCGCTTTATGCCGCGTCCGGGGCCGGGGTAAACATCCAGTTGATCGTTCGCGGGACTTGTTGTCTGCGTCCCGGTGTTCCCGGCCTGAGCGACCGGATCGAGGTGCGCAGCATCGTGGACCGTTTCCTGGAACACAGCCGGATTTACTATTTCGAAAACGCGTGCCGGCCCGAAGTTTTTGTGGGGAGCGCCGATTGGATGCCGCGCAATTTCTTTCGCCGCGTGGAGGTGGTGTTTCCGATCGTGGATGGACGTTTGCGGGATCGTTTGGTGGAGGAGGTGCTGGGACTTTCGTTGCGGGATCGTGTGAAGGCACGCATGCTCAAAGCGGATGGAAAGTCTGTGCTTTCCACTTCAGGTCACGGGAAAGCCCGCTTGCGCAGCCAGGTCGAATTCATCCGCCGCAGCCTGGGCGAGGAGGCGAAGGGGAATTCGAGCATGCATGGCCCGGCGGGACTCGCGGTGTCGCCGCCGCGGGTGCGGTTGGCGAAGCGGCCGTTTTGA
- a CDS encoding dehydrogenase, whose amino-acid sequence MLLAGWFAVSNLLAQNGDRPGETQAERIPADKIPPAPVLPPEEALKSFKVPEGFKVEIVAAEPLVEAPVLMQFDPDGRLWVLEMRGYMPNPEGKGEDAKTGRVSILEDTDQDGRMDKRTTFQDNLVLPRALVLTRGGALVGEPPKLWFLRDTDGDLKADDFIEVATDYGGRENPEHTSNGLIVGLDNWIYSANHTTRYRFQDAEWKKEPTVFRGQWGISQDDFGRLFFNSNSDHLRADLVPSHYFHRNSHLRGVTGLNFAVAKDQSVWPGRMNPGVNRGYQPQQLRADGTLATFTGACAPLIYRGDQFPESHQGNAFVCEPTGNFVRRSLLKEQAGIITAENAHARTEFLTSTDERFRPVSLANGPDGALYVVDMYRGIIQHRIYLTSYLRKQALSRGLEKGLEHGRIYRVVRTSAPPTPKTRPGLGSATPAQLAEYLSHPNGWHRDTAQRLLVESSESSAAAPLRQIARSHANPKARLHALWTLEGLALLDRPTLMAALGDSHERVAAAAIRLSEPFLARDEMDLFPKLIGFSTDPRHAIRLQLAFSLARYPREDVDTALVKMIVHAPTDTLLREAVVSGWVGREAHFLEAILSMPTDQKSSLLPTLGLLARCVWNEGQGAKVSRILQRIAASGTDSSPYLAVLQGLNAAAPKPNTKNAAPPRPVKLDREPSELVSLKASPNSELAKTAESLLSVLVWPGKPGYVEPKVIPLNAEDQALFDEGKPLYQAICGACHQPTGLGQDGLAPPVLDSEWVLGSPDRLIRIVLHGVRGKLTVKGVSYNLEMPPLSILDDRQVAAILTYMRREWGHNASPISPATIQTIRQQTESRAEAWTEPELLKLP is encoded by the coding sequence ATGCTCCTCGCCGGCTGGTTCGCTGTCTCGAATCTGCTCGCCCAGAATGGCGATCGACCCGGCGAAACTCAGGCCGAACGCATTCCCGCCGACAAAATTCCACCCGCTCCCGTCCTCCCGCCCGAGGAAGCCCTCAAGTCCTTCAAAGTGCCGGAAGGATTCAAAGTGGAAATCGTCGCCGCCGAACCGCTCGTCGAAGCCCCCGTGCTCATGCAGTTCGATCCGGACGGACGGCTCTGGGTCCTCGAAATGCGCGGCTACATGCCCAACCCCGAAGGGAAAGGAGAGGACGCAAAAACAGGACGCGTCAGCATTCTTGAAGACACGGATCAGGACGGGCGCATGGACAAGCGGACCACGTTCCAGGACAACCTCGTCCTGCCTCGCGCCTTGGTCCTCACCCGCGGCGGAGCTCTGGTCGGCGAACCCCCGAAACTGTGGTTCTTGCGCGACACGGACGGAGACCTCAAGGCCGACGATTTTATTGAAGTCGCCACGGATTACGGCGGACGCGAGAATCCGGAGCATACCTCGAACGGATTGATCGTGGGTCTCGACAATTGGATCTATAGCGCCAATCACACGACGCGGTACCGTTTCCAGGACGCGGAATGGAAAAAAGAACCCACCGTGTTCCGCGGCCAGTGGGGCATCAGCCAGGACGACTTTGGCCGACTCTTCTTCAATTCCAATAGCGATCATCTCAGGGCCGACTTGGTGCCTTCCCACTATTTTCACAGAAACAGCCACCTCCGCGGTGTCACCGGACTCAACTTCGCCGTCGCCAAAGATCAATCCGTCTGGCCGGGACGCATGAACCCCGGAGTGAACCGGGGATACCAGCCTCAACAACTCCGCGCAGACGGCACTCTGGCTACCTTCACCGGTGCCTGCGCCCCGCTTATCTACCGGGGAGACCAATTTCCAGAATCGCATCAAGGCAATGCCTTCGTTTGTGAACCGACCGGCAACTTCGTCCGCCGCAGCCTGCTCAAGGAGCAAGCCGGCATCATCACGGCCGAAAACGCTCACGCTCGCACAGAATTCCTGACCTCCACCGACGAACGCTTCCGCCCGGTGAGCCTGGCCAACGGCCCCGACGGTGCCCTGTATGTCGTGGACATGTATCGCGGCATCATCCAACACCGCATCTACCTGACCAGCTACCTGCGCAAACAAGCCCTTTCGCGAGGCCTCGAAAAAGGGCTGGAACACGGTCGCATCTATCGCGTGGTGCGCACCTCTGCCCCGCCCACTCCGAAAACCCGGCCCGGCCTCGGATCCGCGACGCCGGCGCAACTCGCCGAATACCTCTCGCATCCCAATGGCTGGCATCGGGACACCGCGCAACGACTGTTGGTGGAAAGCAGTGAAAGCTCCGCCGCCGCCCCCCTGCGTCAAATCGCTCGCTCTCATGCCAATCCGAAGGCGCGACTGCACGCACTCTGGACCCTGGAAGGCCTCGCCCTGTTGGATCGCCCCACACTGATGGCCGCTTTGGGCGATTCCCACGAACGCGTGGCCGCCGCCGCCATCCGTTTGTCGGAACCTTTCCTGGCCCGTGATGAAATGGATCTCTTCCCGAAACTGATCGGTTTTTCCACCGATCCACGCCACGCCATCCGCTTGCAATTGGCGTTTTCCCTCGCCCGCTACCCGCGAGAAGACGTCGACACCGCCTTGGTCAAAATGATCGTCCATGCGCCCACGGACACTTTGCTCCGCGAAGCTGTCGTTTCCGGCTGGGTGGGACGAGAAGCGCATTTCCTCGAGGCCATCCTATCCATGCCGACAGATCAGAAGTCATCGCTCCTTCCGACCTTGGGCCTCCTGGCGCGTTGCGTTTGGAACGAGGGTCAGGGCGCCAAGGTGAGCCGTATCCTGCAGCGCATCGCTGCCAGCGGCACTGATTCCTCTCCATACCTCGCCGTCCTTCAAGGCCTGAACGCCGCCGCCCCCAAGCCGAATACGAAAAACGCAGCACCGCCGCGACCGGTGAAACTCGATCGTGAACCCTCCGAACTGGTTTCGCTCAAGGCTTCACCGAATTCGGAACTGGCCAAAACCGCGGAAAGCCTCCTCTCGGTTCTCGTCTGGCCGGGCAAACCCGGATACGTGGAGCCGAAAGTCATTCCCTTGAACGCCGAGGATCAAGCCCTCTTTGACGAGGGGAAACCCCTCTACCAAGCCATCTGCGGCGCCTGCCACCAACCCACCGGTCTCGGGCAGGACGGTTTGGCGCCGCCCGTGCTCGATTCTGAATGGGTGCTGGGCTCGCCCGATCGCCTGATTCGAATCGTGCTCCACGGGGTGCGCGGCAAACTCACGGTCAAAGGCGTCAGCTACAACCTCGAGATGCCTCCGCTCAGCATTCTGGACGACCGGCAGGTGGCTGCCATCCTCACCTACATGCGCCGCGAATGGGGCCACAACGCATCGCCCATCTCCCCCGCCACGATTCAAACCATCCGCCAGCAGACCGAGTCTCGTGCCGAAGCGTGGACCGAACCCGAACTGCTCAAGCTTCCCTGA